In a genomic window of Cytobacillus sp. FSL H8-0458:
- a CDS encoding YqzM family protein — protein sequence MNEFEKNVQSKRNDAIDSGVGFIVSFGFFATLFIIATVIKFLGA from the coding sequence GTGAACGAATTTGAAAAGAACGTCCAAAGCAAACGTAATGATGCAATCGACTCTGGTGTAGGATTCATCGTATCATTCGGTTTCTTCGCAACGTTATTTATTATTGCAACAGTCATTAAATTTTTAGGAGCTTAA
- the holA gene encoding DNA polymerase III subunit delta has protein sequence MVFDIWNRIKAKSFAPIYLLYGTEPYLINETKQLLINNVLSEEEADFNLSSYDLEETPIDTALEDAETFPFMGEKRLIFLHNPVFLTSEKSKAKQEHNLAKLEAYIKEPAPYSVVVFSSSAEKLDDRKKITKQLKKTAAVLEAKKLNEGELKAWIRERAALNGVQIDESAVELILTLAGANLFILTNEIDKLALYANDTKRIDEQMAEKMVSRSLEQNIFSLVDKVVHRKIEEALRIYYDLLKQNEEPIKILSVITGQFRLIYQVKELARRGYGQQQIAGYLKIHPFRVKLAAGQAQLFADEELAAIISLLADADYQMKTGGMNKTMLIEMFLFRLQSQALRK, from the coding sequence TTGGTTTTTGATATTTGGAACAGAATTAAAGCGAAAAGTTTTGCTCCTATTTACTTATTATACGGAACAGAACCTTATCTTATAAACGAAACGAAGCAGCTTCTGATCAACAATGTGCTAAGCGAAGAGGAAGCTGATTTTAATTTATCCTCTTATGACCTTGAGGAAACCCCCATTGATACAGCGCTTGAAGATGCGGAGACATTTCCGTTTATGGGTGAAAAGAGACTGATCTTTTTACATAACCCGGTTTTTTTAACATCAGAGAAATCGAAAGCTAAACAGGAGCATAACCTGGCTAAGCTTGAAGCCTATATTAAAGAGCCTGCCCCATATTCAGTGGTGGTATTTTCCTCATCGGCAGAAAAACTCGATGATCGGAAAAAAATAACCAAACAATTGAAAAAAACGGCTGCAGTCCTTGAAGCCAAGAAATTAAATGAAGGTGAATTGAAAGCCTGGATCAGGGAACGGGCAGCATTGAACGGTGTGCAGATTGATGAATCGGCTGTTGAGCTGATTTTGACATTGGCAGGCGCCAACCTGTTTATTCTGACCAACGAGATCGATAAATTAGCCCTATATGCGAATGACACAAAGCGGATAGATGAACAAATGGCAGAAAAAATGGTATCACGGTCTTTAGAGCAAAACATTTTTTCCCTAGTAGATAAGGTGGTTCACCGCAAAATAGAAGAAGCCCTGAGAATTTATTATGATTTATTAAAGCAAAATGAAGAGCCCATTAAGATTTTATCTGTTATTACAGGGCAGTTCAGATTGATTTATCAGGTGAAGGAGCTTGCCAGGAGAGGCTACGGCCAGCAGCAGATTGCCGGCTATTTAAAGATTCATCCTTTTCGGGTAAAGCTCGCGGCCGGACAGGCTCAGCTGTTTGCAGACGAAGAACTGGCAGCGATCATAAGCTTGCTTGCTGATGCGGATTACCAAATGAAAACAGGAGGCATGAATAAAACCATGCTGATTGAAATGTTCCTGTTTCGTCTGCAAAGTCAGGCGCTCAGAAAATAG
- the rpsT gene encoding 30S ribosomal protein S20 — MPNIKSAIKRVKTNEARNAQNATVKSAMRTAVKKVDAAIVNNDSAAATESFADAARKLDKAAAKGLIHKNAAARKKSRLMKKMNSLNA, encoded by the coding sequence ATGCCAAACATTAAATCTGCTATCAAGCGTGTTAAAACTAACGAAGCTCGCAACGCTCAAAACGCGACTGTTAAATCAGCAATGCGTACAGCTGTTAAGAAGGTTGATGCTGCAATCGTAAACAACGATTCTGCTGCTGCAACTGAATCTTTCGCTGATGCTGCTCGTAAACTGGACAAAGCTGCTGCAAAAGGTCTTATCCACAAAAATGCTGCTGCCCGTAAAAAGTCTCGTTTAATGAAAAAAATGAACTCTTTAAATGCTTAA
- the gpr gene encoding GPR endopeptidase, translated as MKESIDLSQYSVRTDLAIEAREMVISGRQKDNVHEQENLSQIEGVIIKEKEENDIKISFVEVTKEGAEALGKKEGKYLTLEVTGIRQQDTELQHKVETVFASEFSQFIKQLGINEDASCLIVGLGNWNVTPDALGPQVCENLLVTRHLYQLQPESVEEGYRPVSAISPGVMGLTGIETSDIIHGIVEKTKPDFVIAIDALASRSIERVNSTIQISDTGIHPGSGVGNKRKEISKETLGIPVIAIGIPTVVDAVSITSDTIDYILKHFGKEMKEGGRPSRALAPAGMTFGEKRKLTDDDLPEEHHRKTFLGMIGTLPEEEKRKLIYEVLSPLGHNLMVTPKEVDVFIEDMSNLIANGLNAALHQKVNQDNAGFYTR; from the coding sequence ATGAAGGAATCAATAGATTTAAGCCAGTACTCAGTTCGAACGGATCTTGCCATTGAAGCCAGGGAAATGGTGATTTCCGGCAGGCAGAAAGACAATGTTCACGAACAGGAGAATCTTTCCCAAATAGAAGGCGTCATAATTAAAGAAAAAGAAGAAAACGATATTAAAATTTCCTTTGTTGAAGTAACAAAGGAAGGAGCAGAAGCATTAGGGAAAAAAGAGGGCAAATATCTGACCCTCGAAGTGACGGGCATACGCCAGCAGGATACCGAGCTCCAGCACAAAGTGGAGACTGTATTCGCAAGTGAATTCTCCCAATTTATAAAGCAGCTGGGCATTAATGAAGATGCATCCTGCTTAATTGTCGGACTGGGCAATTGGAATGTCACTCCCGACGCATTGGGGCCGCAAGTTTGCGAAAATCTGCTTGTTACAAGACATCTCTATCAGCTGCAGCCTGAAAGCGTAGAAGAAGGCTACCGGCCGGTAAGTGCTATTTCTCCAGGGGTGATGGGCCTGACAGGAATTGAAACAAGTGACATTATTCATGGCATTGTTGAAAAAACAAAGCCTGACTTTGTCATTGCGATCGACGCTCTTGCTTCCCGATCAATTGAAAGAGTCAATTCTACCATTCAAATTTCGGATACAGGGATTCACCCTGGCTCTGGTGTAGGGAATAAACGAAAAGAAATCAGTAAGGAGACTTTAGGAATACCTGTTATAGCGATTGGCATCCCAACAGTTGTCGATGCCGTATCCATAACAAGCGATACAATTGATTACATCCTGAAGCATTTTGGCAAGGAAATGAAAGAAGGAGGCCGTCCATCACGTGCTCTTGCCCCTGCAGGAATGACTTTTGGGGAGAAGAGAAAGCTGACAGATGATGATCTGCCGGAGGAACATCATCGAAAAACCTTTCTTGGCATGATCGGAACCTTGCCTGAAGAGGAGAAGCGGAAGCTTATTTATGAAGTACTCTCGCCTTTGGGTCACAACCTTATGGTGACGCCAAAGGAAGTGGATGTATTTATTGAAGATATGTCAAACTTAATTGCTAACGGTTTAAACGCTGCGCTCCACCAGAAAGTGAATCAGGATAATGCCGGATTTTATACAAGATAG